In one window of Bacillota bacterium DNA:
- the hslU gene encoding ATP-dependent protease ATPase subunit HslU has product MATMTEDFTPRQIVKELDKYIVGQEKAKRSVAVALRNRYRRRRLPAGAPLKDEIVPKNILMIGPTGVGKTEIARRLARMVGAPFVKVEATKFTEVGYVGRDVDSMVRDLVETSIRMVRAERMATVEDRAMGLAEARLIEVLAPIPRREAASRNPFEALFGGLTGQRETHEDDDDFRHEQVEAGRRRDEIRRRLGLKELEDDPVELEVEASTPSTVDILSGAGMEEMSINLQDLFGGMLPKKKRKRRVTVAEARKILAQEEAAKLIDMDEVQAEAVARAEQMGIIFIDELDKIAGREQGHGPDVSREGVQRDILPIVEGSTVVTKYGPVKTDHVLFIAAGAFHISKPSDLIPELQGRFPIRVELGSLSRNDFKRILTEPENALTKQYGALLSVEGIELVFTADAVDEIAGLAEKVNLQAENIGARRLHTVMERLLEDLSFEAPEVTESRVVIDRQYVLSKLADIVKDEDLSRYIL; this is encoded by the coding sequence ATGGCGACCATGACTGAGGATTTCACCCCGCGCCAGATTGTGAAAGAACTGGACAAATACATCGTCGGCCAGGAGAAAGCCAAGCGCTCGGTGGCCGTCGCCCTGCGCAACCGCTACCGGCGTCGGCGTCTGCCTGCGGGGGCCCCGCTGAAAGACGAGATCGTCCCAAAGAACATCCTGATGATCGGGCCGACCGGCGTCGGCAAGACGGAGATCGCCCGCCGGCTGGCCAGGATGGTCGGGGCGCCGTTCGTCAAAGTCGAGGCGACCAAGTTCACCGAAGTCGGCTATGTCGGCCGGGATGTCGACTCGATGGTCCGCGATCTGGTCGAGACGTCAATCCGGATGGTCAGGGCCGAGCGGATGGCCACGGTTGAGGACAGGGCCATGGGCTTGGCCGAAGCCAGGCTGATCGAGGTCCTCGCCCCCATCCCGCGGCGGGAGGCCGCCTCGAGGAATCCCTTCGAGGCCCTTTTCGGGGGCCTGACTGGACAGCGGGAGACCCACGAAGACGACGATGACTTCCGGCACGAGCAGGTTGAAGCCGGCCGGCGAAGGGATGAGATCCGGCGGCGACTCGGGCTGAAGGAGCTCGAGGACGACCCGGTCGAGTTGGAGGTGGAGGCCAGCACCCCGTCGACGGTGGACATCCTCTCCGGGGCTGGGATGGAGGAGATGAGCATTAACCTCCAGGACCTCTTCGGCGGGATGCTTCCGAAGAAGAAGCGGAAACGGCGGGTGACGGTGGCCGAAGCCCGCAAGATCCTGGCCCAGGAGGAAGCGGCCAAGCTGATCGACATGGATGAAGTCCAGGCCGAGGCGGTGGCGAGAGCCGAGCAGATGGGCATCATCTTCATCGATGAGCTGGACAAGATCGCCGGCCGCGAGCAGGGGCACGGTCCGGACGTCTCGCGGGAGGGCGTTCAGCGGGACATCCTGCCGATCGTCGAGGGCTCGACGGTGGTCACCAAGTACGGCCCGGTGAAGACCGACCATGTCCTGTTCATCGCCGCCGGGGCCTTTCACATCTCGAAGCCGTCGGACCTGATCCCCGAGCTGCAGGGTCGCTTCCCGATCCGGGTGGAGCTCGGGTCCCTCTCCAGGAACGACTTCAAGCGCATCCTGACCGAGCCGGAGAACGCCCTGACCAAGCAGTACGGCGCCTTGCTCAGCGTCGAAGGGATCGAACTGGTCTTCACCGCCGACGCCGTCGACGAGATCGCCGGGCTGGCCGAGAAGGTCAACCTCCAGGCGGAGAACATTGGGGCGCGACGGCTGCACACGGTGATGGAACGACTCCTCGAGGATCTGTCCTTCGAGGCGCCGGAGGTGACTGAAAGCCGGGTCGTCATCGACCGCCAGTATGTCCTGTCCAAACTGGCGGACATCGTCAAAGATGAGGACCTCAGCCGCTACATCTTGTGA